The DNA window AAATAGGTCTCCAACAGTGCTTAATAGGACCAAGCACAATGCTAAACAGGAACCCAGAGCTCAAAATAGGTCCCCAACAGTGCTAAATAGGACCAGGCACAATGCTAGACAGGACCCCAGAGCTCAAAATAGGTCCCCAACAGTGCTGAATAGGACCAAGCACAATGCTAGACAGGACCCCAGAGCTCATAATAGGTCCCCAACAGTGCTAAATAGGACCAGGCACAATGCTAGACAAAAACCCAGAGCTCAAAATAGGTAACAGTGCTGAATAGGACCAGGCACAATGCTAGACAGGACCCCAGAGCTCAAAATAGGTCCCTAACAGTGCTGAATAGGACCAGGCACAATGCTAGACAGGAACCCAGAGCTCAAAATAGGTCTCCAGCAGTGCTAAATAGGACCAGGCACAATGCTAGACAAAAACCCAGAGCTCAAAATAGGTCCCCAACAGTGCTGAATAGGACCAGGGGAAATTAACTACATACAGTGTTTGAATCTGAATGGAACGTTTCTGTAGAGCTCCAAACATGTGAAATTACATGGAAGACTGGTTCTAAGTGTAACACCCGCCCACCATGTTACAAAACTGGTCCCTTTATTTACTGAGGACTGGTCCATAATAATAGGCCTGTAATGACTCACCTTGGAAGCACTGTGCATTAATTGTACCCGTCCATCGTCTAGAGTAACTAGCTGGATCCCCATCTTACCCAGCTGATGCATGTGTTCACTGTTGCCAGGTACAAACTCTGAAGCTTTTAATCGAGGTTTGGACGGCCTGCAAGAGGAATGAGATGATTATAATCTCATGCTCTTTAATTTTGTCCATTAATTAGTCTTATATCTTCCTCCATTTCATATTCATTTCAAcacagtagtacagtacagtaactgtACCATACAGCACAGTAGTACAGTAACTGTGTACCATACAACACAGTAGTACAGTGACTGTGTACCATACAACACAGTAGTACAGTAACTGTGTGCCATACAACACAGTAGTACAGTAACTGTGTGCCATACAACACAGTAGTACAGTAACTGTGTGCCATACAACACAGTAGTACAGTAACTGTGTGCCATACAACACAGTAGTACAGTAACTGTGTACCATACAACACAGTAGTACAGTAACTGTACCATACAACACAGAAGTACAGTAACTGTACCATACAACACAGTAGTACAGTAACTGTGTGCCATACAACACAGTAGTACAGTAACTGTGTGCCATACAACACAGTAGTACAGTGACTGTGTGCCATACAACACAGTAGTACAGTAACTGTGTGCCATACAACACAGAAGTACAGTGACTGTGTGCCATACAACACAGTAGTACAGTAACTGTGTGCCATACAACACAGTTGTCAAACCCCTGGCataatgaatatttaagttTCACCAATGAATGAACagcaaaacaatatcaaatcaataaatatgcaaatcatTTCAAAGATAACTTACTTATTGCTGATCTCTGTTTCTTTGTTGGAAGATGGACAACTTGTAGATTGTAAACTAGGCAAGGAATCCCTTACAGCGGCAGAATATAGCTTACCAGATGGAATATGAAATTCATGACTGGGGCAGGACCATTCAGAATTAGTAGGAGGAGAATCCTTCGAGGGACTAAAGTGGGACTGTAAGAAGAGACAGAAGGTCTGACTTAATATAACATGCAAACGGAATAACAAACAAACTTGCAAGTTAGTATATACACTTTCTTACAAAACTTCAAAGCTCATATCACATTATCAAACCTAATTTTtaaaagttggggggggggggggtgaggggttgATACTTTTCTTTGACATTGTGTTTTGCATGATATTTTGCCTTCACAAAATATCAATTCCCTTTAATTTCCTTTTCCAAAAACAATCTGGCAAAATTATAAAACACAAACTCTCTTTTCTATGAAATcataaaacgtttttttttaaagtttcctATCATGTGATTGACTCACCCATGAACTAATAATTAGTACAAAcgattaattaatcaatcaaattTTGGCAAGGCTGAACCTCTATCGACTGAAGCTCATTTCTATTTTTACGATCATCATCATTTCTTCAAATTACTTTACGTTTTAGCGAAATTCTTACATCACCATAATCCAAgctacattttttttaactatgTTTAATCTTTTTAACGTTTTTCACAACAAAATATACCCAAGAGAGAGTAATAATACCAATACGACAAGTACAAGATATGAAAGCAAACAGGTTGAATACTTACAGCCATATGGGTTGTGGTGCTGTTCACTTTATAATTAGCTAAGGTCAGAGGTAGGAGGTGGGCCTCTGCAGTAAATAGATAGTCATCAATTGGTAGCACTAAGTCCTGAGGCTCAGAGAATAGGAGGAAGAGGTACTTGAAGGTTTCTGCTAAAACAAAAGAATCCATCCTGacgggggaaaaaagaagaatttaaataaataattgctTACTTTAATATCTTTACAATTTCAGATCTGCTGGAAGAATTGTTAGAAATATGGTCAATTTTCCCCTTCTGCTATTTACAAATTGAAGTGACAAATTTAAAGAGAATTTATGTATCCAGGAGAAACCATGAAATATTCCGATATCAGTCCAAAAAGGTGGTTGTTGGACCAAACTGTTACAACTTTCAAATATTTCCTGTGAATTAAAATTCTTGGCTGCATAAAATTATCAACATTGGCTATACATTGTAGGTATTAAACAATTATTCACTTCCTTACTAATCTTTTCTGTACCTTTTACTTGAACTctcataattatatttaaatattattaaacaGAAATGCACCCTACCACTAAACTAGATTAAATTAGTAGTAAGCTGTTCACATGGGCAGGGTACCAACCTGTCTTCGTGACTTCCAGTTCGGACATCCTAGATTCCAGCAAACCCGCATGGTACCCTAGCGTACTTCTGTAAGCTGTCCATAACATCTCTACCAACCTCTAGGTAGTGAGGGTCGTTAGTGGACTGAAGAATaagatgaaaaaaagaaacattaatcAAACAATAAGAAATGTAGAGCTCGTGAATACTGTTAACAATGTCAGTCACAATCTACTAACCATCTGGAATAATGTGCATGCAGTAAGATGGCCACTTTCACTCAGGTAGGTGTTAAGGATTCAACAAATGGAGGCTGATATTAAACATTAACTCACCTTGTAAAGAAAGTAGGTACTCTCCACAAACTCTGGCCGCAAGGCATGCTGACCCCAGTATACATCGTATTCAGGGGTGAATGCCTGCCAAATAAGATTAAAAAACTCTTGTATGGTCTCAATCGGATAGTGTTCAAGATGTGTCCTATTGGGACATTTAGAGCACACAACAGAGAAAAACAATACAGGGACAAGGTTATAAATAGTCTTAACAAgtcaaatgaaaatgattttaaatAGGATTAATAGCCACTGTTTAAAGGTTAATGGCTCACACCAAACAATGCTAGTCACAGGGAACACCTTAAATGTGTATAAGTTTACATGGCAATGTTTTAGGTTTACCATAAGATGGCTAAAAGTTGTCCCTGTTATCAACTGCCAAACAGCTTTATTGCGTTGAAACTTGTCAAATTGTGCATCAACTTGCTAACTTCTAAAGAGTACAGTGGCATGTGAGGTAATGAGGGAAACCATTTGGAAGGCCAGAAAGACCAGCCATGatttaaagaaatttcaaaCAGTTTGGTCCCAAACTAactataactttcaaatgattTGGGCAAAACTTTCACAAGACTAGATACTAAAGTCACAGAAAAAATGGAGTCCATTATCTAGTcacatttcaatttaaatgatgatgaaaatattaattatgtgaaaatttgttgaaaatttccactttgaaaattgttgtgttttcaacaaaaacataaatttgaaaattgttgtttgaaagttgaaattttcCACTTTGTTTTTTACATGTGACTAATAT is part of the Apostichopus japonicus isolate 1M-3 chromosome 22, ASM3797524v1, whole genome shotgun sequence genome and encodes:
- the LOC139963822 gene encoding LOW QUALITY PROTEIN: ER degradation-enhancing alpha-mannosidase-like protein 3 (The sequence of the model RefSeq protein was modified relative to this genomic sequence to represent the inferred CDS: substituted 1 base at 1 genomic stop codon) — its product is MYISDSGVGAGIDSYYEYLLKGYILLGDDGYYERFSTHYDAIMTYINKGPNFIDVHMHRPQSKSRNFMDALFAFWPGLQVLFGDIGPAIKTHEMLYQVTQRHKFLPEAFTPEYDVYWGQHALRPEFVESTYFLYKSTNDPHYLEVGRDVMDSLQKYARVPCGFAGIXDVRTGSHEDRMDSFVLAETFKYLFLLFSEPQDLVLPIDDYLFTAEAHLLPLTLANYKVNSTTTHMASHFSPSKDSPPTNSEWSCPSHEFHIPSGKLYSAAVRDSLPSLQSTSCPSSNKETEISNKPSKPRLKASEFVPGNSEHMHQLGKMGIQLVTLDDGRVQLMHSASKAETPAAAEEGMKFMQAIIEITKTQQAENVDYHPRVVQIISPDLLRNIVLAAGPAQFGADLDGSKKQAILGSLVQANPFHGCTEEVNKDQVQGRIVMAQRGNCMFIEKMR